TGATGatcatgttgtttttatttgtagacaACAATGAATCTGAGCTTTGTATAACAATATCGTGCAAGGTACACATCATAGAGGTAGATAGGTGTAAACATGAAACTGCAGTCTCATCACATTGCAAGGCAAAATAGTGTCGATCTTGAGACGTCGAGGCAAGACCATAGGGAGAGATAATTATATTCGTCCTCTGTTATTAGTTTTTCTGTGACTTATTTCCCACCTACCCCGCTGGTGCAGACCCTTTGTGCTATACCTCGCAAATAGAAGACGAAGAATGTCCCTAATTTCTTGTATATATAGTGACAGTAATAGTCAGAGGATTTGTGGTGCTTAGAAGTcttaaatgtactttatttgttccttttgtCAGTGATGCTAATAAGGAACGTAGGCGATGTACTTTACATTATTCGGATAACACTGTGTAgattcgattttttttttttttttttttttgtgatcgCCACGAGCTTCCCCGTCACACAAATCTTTCACGTGAGGACTCCCTCACCATTGGATGCCTTCTTCCAGCCTCCATGGACcgttttttaaacacaaaaacaaccacAGATCAGCAAGATGGTAATAAAGGAACATAATTCGTCCCCTGTGCTTGTCACGAGTGGGCAGGTTGTTTATTATCTCTACTGTTGTGGCAGTGTCACCCACTTCTATTGTCACCAAACTTCGTGTGATAAGTGTGATCTACGGTTGCCCTTTGTCGCAAACATCAGTCTGTCGTCGAGGAGAAAGTGAGATcattcattttatcaaaagaaaacgaaaactcGAGAATCTTCTGCTGGAAATGGGAAAACTTTGAACAGTTGAGCATCGTGTCGAGGACATTAAGCAGCTCGGATCACGCCAAGTCACGATGGATTACGGGGGAGCGCGGGAGGACTCGGATTTTCCGAATTAAGCCGAGAGATATTCCAAGACAGAGAGGCAAAAATGAGGGGCCGCCAACTTGAAAACCTTGAGGACAAGAAAGCTGTCTTATGGAAGTCTTAAAGGAAAACACGAACTGtcagcgaaaatcgctggaaatagagccTAAAGTATCCCATAAACATATCCCCGTGGTATTTTACGACGAAGaggcaagaaaaatataatattaacttttttctcttaatcacaccagATTTTGTCGAGAAAATAGAAAGTGATGAAAGgatgttatttattaaaaaaaaaaattagaacacaATGCGctgttgttaaattttatttttgacactcagatggagttagtttttatttattcaggaGATCCTAAAGATAACGGCTACAAACGtcagtggattaactttgttcagaGATGTGTCCATACAGACCACTGCTTTGTTCAGACATGCCGAGCGAACTTCGTCCCCACACcgtactcaagaatttgctcaaaacatttcaaaatccaTTGTTATCCAGTAACTTACCAAGTACAGGCAAGTCTCAGACTTTCGGTAAAGCGAAGACATCTTACAATTGTGCCAACTATACCAAAGCATGAAGATATGTCTGGATGTCGACCTATTCCAGTGTAAATCAGTATGATGATAAGTAAACaatttgttcttcatttatCTAAATCATTCTTAGTTTTTGTAAAgctataaaacatttaaagcaatttttttttccttgctgactacattttttttttaacagatggaGATGGAGAATTCGTCGATTGATATGTGTTCGTGGTACTACAACATGATGAGAAGCTCAGACCGCCTACTCCCCAACACTAGCGCCGCCAACAACAGCCTTAACAACTGCGACTACTCCCCCGAGACGGATCCTcccctcgtgacgtcatcaatgAAGGTCTACACCTATTGCGTTCCCATCATCCTGGTCATCGGACTCCTGGGTAACCTCGTGTCCCTCCGCGTCTTCCTGTCTCGCAACATGCGCAAGCTGTCGGCGAGCACCTACCTGGCGGccctctccacctccgacatcaCAGCCCTCCTCTTCCACGTCCTCGTGGACTGGCTGCGCTGGGGCTTGCCTTCCCTGAACAGCGACAGCGCTGCCCCGGCGTTCCTGAACACCCCGGGGGTCTGCCACGTGCTGTTCTACTTCTCCTACGTCAGCCGCTTCCTGTCGGCGTGGTTCATCGTCACCTTCACGGTGGAGCGCTACATCGGGGTGTGCCACCCGTTACGGAGGAAGGACATCTGCGGGAGTCGTGCCGCACATAAGGTCATCTCCAGCCTGGTAATCATCGCTCTGGTCGTCATGCTGTACAAGCCCATCCTCACCAGCGCGCGGGTGGTGCGCACTCAACACGAGGAGCTCACGCGCTGCTTCCCGGATCCTCAGCGACCGATGCTGGTCTTCACGCTGGACAGCATCTACGGGCTGTCCATCACGGTCCTTCCTTTCGTTCTCATCTCTGTCCTCAACGCCCTCATCATCCAGAAGCTGCTGAGGCGctaccaccgccaccgccaGTGCCACGTGGTGACGGAGGAGAGCATCATCCGCATGGAGTTCAC
This window of the Pomacea canaliculata isolate SZHN2017 linkage group LG4, ASM307304v1, whole genome shotgun sequence genome carries:
- the LOC112562717 gene encoding nociceptin receptor-like isoform X4, with protein sequence MEMENSSIDMCSWYYNMMRSSDRLLPNTSAANNSLNNCDYSPETDPPLVTSSMKVYTYCVPIILVIGLLGNLVSLRVFLSRNMRKLSASTYLAALSTSDITALLFHVLVDWLRWGLPSLNSDSAAPAFLNTPGVCHVLFYFSYVSRFLSAWFIVTFTVERYIGVCHPLRRKDICGSRAAHKVISSLVIIALVVMLYKPILTSARVVRTQHEELTRCFPDPQRPMLVFTLDSIYGLSITVLPFVLISVLNALIIQKLLRRYHRHRQCHVVTEESIIRMEFTVILLVVSFVFIILNLPFCIVWCKRFLLSRLHVRASEDALYDFDNLEGVLLLTRVVFYINYCVNFFLYSVTGAYFRHELKILVFYRSQRYSSYIKCSRVDSSPTTPQSWV
- the LOC112562717 gene encoding nociceptin receptor-like isoform X1, translating into MESTRVYQSWKSLQDRKTCLFSSHQDEMEMENSSIDMCSWYYNMMRSSDRLLPNTSAANNSLNNCDYSPETDPPLVTSSMKVYTYCVPIILVIGLLGNLVSLRVFLSRNMRKLSASTYLAALSTSDITALLFHVLVDWLRWGLPSLNSDSAAPAFLNTPGVCHVLFYFSYVSRFLSAWFIVTFTVERYIGVCHPLRRKDICGSRAAHKVISSLVIIALVVMLYKPILTSARVVRTQHEELTRCFPDPQRPMLVFTLDSIYGLSITVLPFVLISVLNALIIQKLLRRYHRHRQCHVVTEESIIRMEFTVILLVVSFVFIILNLPFCIVWCKRFLLSRLHVRASEDALYDFDNLEGVLLLTRVVFYINYCVNFFLYSVTGAYFRHELKILVFYRSQRYSSYIKCSRVDSSPTTPQSWV
- the LOC112562717 gene encoding nociceptin receptor-like isoform X2 gives rise to the protein MMEMENSSIDMCSWYYNMMRSSDRLLPNTSAANNSLNNCDYSPETDPPLVTSSMKVYTYCVPIILVIGLLGNLVSLRVFLSRNMRKLSASTYLAALSTSDITALLFHVLVDWLRWGLPSLNSDSAAPAFLNTPGVCHVLFYFSYVSRFLSAWFIVTFTVERYIGVCHPLRRKDICGSRAAHKVISSLVIIALVVMLYKPILTSARVVRTQHEELTRCFPDPQRPMLVFTLDSIYGLSITVLPFVLISVLNALIIQKLLRRYHRHRQCHVVTEESIIRMEFTVILLVVSFVFIILNLPFCIVWCKRFLLSRLHVRASEDALYDFDNLEGVLLLTRVVFYINYCVNFFLYSVTGAYFRHELKILVFYRSQRYSSYIKCSRVDSSPTTPQSWV